The following is a genomic window from Amycolatopsis cihanbeyliensis.
TCCGGCTTGACCTTGTGCTCGCGGTAGTCAGTGGCGGGTAGCACCACCTCGATCGCCCCGCCGAGTTCTAGCACCACTCTGGCGAACACCTGGTCCGCACCGCGCGCCAGGCAGGTCACACCCACCAGGCTCGCACCAGTGTGTTCGGCAAGCACACCGCGGATGCCCTCGGCGACAAGTGACACCGTGTCGGTGGTCAGGTTGGAGTGTCCGGAGATCCCGATACGCGGCAACAGTTGCCCTTTCTCAAGTGGTGGCCAGTGTGGCGACGGCCTCGCGGGCCTCCCGCATGGTGGGCACCGTAGCGAACGGGGCCGACTCCGTATGGAACTCCCGCAACTTGGTGCCGACCCGGCCCGATACCCATTGCCCGGCTAACGGGACAGCCTCGCCGATCAACTCGGCAGCACGATCGGGCTCCCGAGTGATCAGGTGCGTGCGGGCCAATCCGATCAGGTCGAACGCACGGTTACGCGCGTAGCTGGGATGCCGCGAATCCAAGGCGCGGCCGATGTAGCGCTGCGCTGCGCGGGCATGCTTGCCATCGAACCGGGCGAGGTCCCGGTAGCGGGCGCCTATCACTCCTGCAAGTTCGGCCGCATCGAGGCTGCGAACCGTGGGGGTGTCCGCGTCGCCATCACGCAGCCCCTCCGCGTGGTGGTCCTCGGCGAGGCCGACAGCACGCTGGAACGCACGTGCATCACCCTGACACGCGTACGCCCATGCTTCGCGGGTGGCGAGCACTGCCCGCAGCCGTGGGGTAGCGGTGCGCCGACTCCCGTACTGCGCAAGCTGCACTGAGGTTCACCCCGGGTAGTGGACACCGAGTTAGCAGGACCAGTCGTCCTGCTGAAAGGATGTCCTCATGCCTCCTCGCAAGCGCCGTTCGTACACGGCCGAGTACAAGGTCGAGGCTGCTCATCGCGTGATCGATTCCGGCCGGACGATCGCTGAGGTTTCCCGCGAGCTGGGTATCGACGCGGGCATGTTGAGTGTCTGGGTCAAAGACGAACGTCGACGGGTCACCGCGGCCGAGGTCCACGGAGACAAACCTCTGGAGGCCGCCGAGCGGGCCGAACTGTTGCGGTTGCGCGGACAGGTGGCCGAGCTGGAGAAGGACAACGCGTTCCTGGTAAAAGCTTCGGCGTACTTTGCCGCGATGCAGAAGAACCGGCCCGGTTCGCTCTGATGGCCAAGTACGCCGGCCCCGACAAGTTCGCTGACACCACCACTTCGCCGCCGAACACGCGGTTCTCAGTGCGGCGTATGGCGCGGCTGCTGGGCGTGTCGAGGGCGGGCTACTACGCGCATGTGAAACGTGTGGCGGCAACGGTGTTGACTCCGCGGCAGCAACGCCGAGCCGATCTCGAGGTGAAGATCACCCAGGCGCACAAGGACTCGAGCGGGATCTACGGGTCGCCGCGGATCACCGCCGAGCTGCGTGAGCAGGGCGAGGTGGTCACAGCGAAGACCGTCGCCAAGATCATGGCCTCGATCGGGCTTGAGGGCATCAGCCCGCGCACGTTCAAGGTGAAGACGACAGTGGTCGATCCGGCCGCGTCGTTCCCACCGGATCTGGTCGACCGGCACTTCGACCGGGACCGGCTCGACGCGGTCTGGCTGACCGACATCACGTACCTGACGTGTGGTCAGGGTGACATGTTCCTGTGCGCGATCCGGGACGGACAGTCCCGGAAAGTGTTGGGCTACAGCGTATCCGACCACATCGGCGCCGAGATGGTCACCGACGCCATCGATGCCGCCGTGGGCACCCGTGGCGGCAGATGCCGTGGCACGATCCTGCATTCCGACCGTGGCGGCGAGTACACCGCGCACCTGACAGCGACGGCGTGCTTCCGGCACGGCCTGCGCCGGTCGATGGGCGCGACCGGAATCTGCTGGGACAACAGCCCAGCGGAGTCGTTCTGGTCGACGTTCAAACACGAGCACTACTACCGGCACGCCTACGCCACGAAGACAGAACTCGTTGCCGCGATTGACAAATGGATCAGCTTCTACAACAGTACGCGGCGGCACTCCGCGATCGGGATGCTCAGCCCCGACAACTTCGAGCAGGCACTCCGAACGGCGGCCTG
Proteins encoded in this region:
- a CDS encoding transposase; its protein translation is MPPRKRRSYTAEYKVEAAHRVIDSGRTIAEVSRELGIDAGMLSVWVKDERRRVTAAEVHGDKPLEAAERAELLRLRGQVAELEKDNAFLVKASAYFAAMQKNRPGSL
- a CDS encoding IS3 family transposase, whose amino-acid sequence is MAKYAGPDKFADTTTSPPNTRFSVRRMARLLGVSRAGYYAHVKRVAATVLTPRQQRRADLEVKITQAHKDSSGIYGSPRITAELREQGEVVTAKTVAKIMASIGLEGISPRTFKVKTTVVDPAASFPPDLVDRHFDRDRLDAVWLTDITYLTCGQGDMFLCAIRDGQSRKVLGYSVSDHIGAEMVTDAIDAAVGTRGGRCRGTILHSDRGGEYTAHLTATACFRHGLRRSMGATGICWDNSPAESFWSTFKHEHYYRHAYATKTELVAAIDKWISFYNSTRRHSAIGMLSPDNFEQALRTAA